One Tamlana carrageenivorans genomic region harbors:
- a CDS encoding RagB/SusD family nutrient uptake outer membrane protein, with amino-acid sequence MKKYKITFFLALLAFVGCSDLEENPVGILAPESFFKTTADLQAAVNGSFAGMSTESYWGRKLTLTLLLRGDLADIGDQGTSGRRKEVNGFTMGDDNGMVSAFWPQSYAIIGTANQAISNAGLINDDEAKVNAVVAQAYFARAFTYYHLVRLFGDIPYIDFAVSDAADIAEISKTPENEVYEGIISDLEFAKQWLPDTQGSRALPSKATAAAYLASVYLTIADYPKAAAEAQFVINNESRFDLALESDFQDLFNADKTEGLREPLFTIDYVGQTRVNSYGQDYVAPVTGIRGDATHEYGEGWSVAVPSLKVYQNWDGKDYRKAVSLDTTATTKGGVVYPYTQFEDYSDAAVNRPHIAKYYRYAGLAGNNGRESSHNYITMRYAEVFLIAAEALNEVNGGSSEAVAYVNKLRERARMGSGSLYPMDVQDGLSQDALRETIINERAIELAFEFKRWYDIKRLKLGNEAFGPNGLEPQSNFDASRDYLLPLPGPELVRNPNLLPNNTGY; translated from the coding sequence ATGAAAAAATATAAAATAACATTTTTTTTAGCACTACTAGCTTTTGTAGGGTGCTCAGATTTAGAAGAAAATCCAGTAGGAATATTAGCTCCAGAGTCCTTTTTTAAGACGACAGCTGATTTGCAAGCTGCTGTAAACGGAAGTTTTGCAGGCATGTCTACAGAATCGTATTGGGGTAGAAAGTTAACTTTAACCTTATTGTTAAGAGGCGATTTGGCCGATATTGGCGATCAAGGTACTTCAGGAAGAAGAAAAGAAGTAAATGGTTTTACTATGGGTGATGATAACGGTATGGTAAGTGCTTTCTGGCCACAATCTTATGCCATTATAGGTACCGCAAACCAAGCTATTTCTAACGCAGGTTTAATAAACGATGATGAAGCTAAAGTAAATGCAGTAGTGGCACAGGCATATTTTGCAAGAGCTTTTACTTACTATCATTTAGTACGTTTATTTGGAGATATTCCTTATATTGATTTTGCTGTTTCTGATGCTGCGGATATTGCAGAAATTTCTAAAACACCAGAAAATGAAGTTTATGAAGGCATTATTTCAGATTTAGAATTTGCGAAACAATGGCTGCCAGATACACAAGGGTCACGTGCTTTACCATCTAAAGCTACGGCAGCAGCTTATTTAGCTTCTGTATATTTAACAATTGCTGATTATCCTAAGGCTGCAGCCGAGGCACAGTTTGTAATAAACAATGAATCGCGTTTTGATTTGGCCTTAGAATCAGATTTTCAAGACCTCTTTAACGCCGACAAAACTGAAGGGTTAAGAGAACCATTATTTACAATTGATTATGTTGGTCAAACCAGAGTGAATAGTTATGGTCAAGATTATGTGGCGCCAGTTACAGGAATTAGAGGCGATGCTACTCATGAATACGGTGAAGGTTGGAGTGTTGCTGTACCAAGCTTAAAAGTGTATCAAAATTGGGATGGTAAAGACTATAGAAAGGCTGTAAGTTTAGATACTACTGCAACAACTAAAGGTGGGGTTGTTTATCCGTATACGCAGTTTGAAGACTATTCAGATGCTGCAGTAAATCGTCCACACATTGCAAAGTATTACCGCTATGCAGGACTTGCAGGAAACAATGGAAGGGAATCAAGCCATAATTACATTACCATGCGTTATGCTGAGGTTTTCTTAATTGCTGCCGAAGCTTTAAATGAAGTAAATGGTGGTTCATCGGAAGCAGTTGCTTATGTTAATAAACTTCGTGAAAGAGCAAGAATGGGCTCAGGATCTCTATACCCAATGGATGTTCAAGATGGTTTATCACAAGATGCCTTGAGGGAAACAATTATAAATGAAAGAGCGATTGAGTTGGCTTTTGAATTTAAACGTTGGTACGATATTAAAAGATTGAAATTAGGAAACGAAGCTTTTGGGCCAAATGGTTTAGAGCCTCAATCAAATTTTGATGCTAGTAGAGATTATTTACTGCCTTTACCTGGTCCAGAATTGGTGAGAAATCCTAATTTATTGCCGAACAATACAGGTTATTAA
- a CDS encoding glycoside hydrolase family 88 protein: MQIELKSALESRFQKLLDYPVGANNFPRSMSINPVTIQTVNSNDWTSGFFPGNLWQLYKLTGNTLYQEKAKTWTKLVENQKENDRTHDMGFKVYCSFGEGLKQNPNNSYYKDVILESAKTLTTRYHDTVQSIRSWDFNKDVWDFPVIIDNMMNLELLFEATKLSGDSIYHQIAVKHANTTLKNQFRADQSVFHVVNYDTISGAVKTKDTHQGFNRNSSWARGQAWAIYGYTMCYRYTKDPAYLNQAKATTAFYMQHKNLPKDGVPYWDFNDPKIPNAPRDASAAAVVTSALFELFTFTNDTGYLEFANKVLSHLNSKDYILDSTVKGPFILDHSTGNWPKNDEINEPIVYADYYFLEALLRKQELD, from the coding sequence ATGCAGATAGAATTAAAGTCTGCTTTAGAGAGTCGATTCCAGAAATTATTGGATTACCCAGTAGGGGCTAACAATTTTCCAAGAAGTATGAGTATAAACCCTGTAACCATACAAACGGTAAATTCTAACGATTGGACAAGTGGTTTTTTTCCAGGTAATTTATGGCAATTATATAAATTAACAGGAAACACATTATATCAAGAAAAGGCTAAAACATGGACAAAATTAGTCGAAAATCAAAAGGAGAATGATAGAACCCACGATATGGGTTTTAAGGTCTATTGCAGTTTTGGTGAAGGTTTAAAGCAAAATCCTAATAATTCGTATTACAAAGATGTTATTTTAGAAAGTGCTAAAACTTTAACTACGCGATATCATGATACCGTACAATCTATAAGGTCTTGGGATTTTAATAAGGACGTATGGGATTTTCCAGTGATTATCGATAATATGATGAACTTAGAGTTATTGTTTGAAGCGACAAAACTGTCTGGAGATAGTATTTATCATCAAATAGCAGTCAAGCATGCGAATACGACTTTAAAAAATCAGTTTAGAGCAGATCAGAGTGTTTTTCATGTGGTTAATTATGATACTATTTCTGGAGCTGTAAAAACCAAAGATACCCACCAAGGATTTAATAGAAATTCGTCATGGGCACGCGGACAAGCTTGGGCTATTTATGGGTATACCATGTGCTATCGTTACACTAAAGATCCAGCTTATTTAAATCAGGCTAAAGCTACAACAGCATTCTATATGCAGCATAAAAATCTACCCAAAGATGGTGTGCCGTATTGGGATTTTAACGATCCAAAAATCCCGAATGCACCTAGAGATGCCTCGGCAGCAGCCGTAGTGACTTCAGCATTATTTGAGTTGTTTACTTTTACAAACGATACAGGATATCTAGAGTTTGCAAACAAAGTATTAAGTCATTTAAATTCTAAAGATTATATTTTGGATAGCACCGTTAAAGGACCTTTTATTTTAGATCATAGTACCGGAAATTGGCCTAAAAATGATGAAATAAATGAACCTATAGTATATGCCGATTATTATTTCTTAGAAGCCTTACTTAGGAAACAAGAATTGGATTAA